GACCAAAATGTTTCTAGAACCAATCAACCAATAATGTTAATTGTGCATGGCCTGTTATCTCAGTCATGAAAATTCAAACCCATAGTGGGGGCTTGTTCCATTATAGTTCAAATAAGCTGAAAAACTCTCAGGTGAAATTAttcattttaatatatttatcattcttaTTAATGAGagaatgatttttctgtagaaaTGGTTGCAttttcattctctctcttatGTTATATAATCTTTTAGGTTTAGAAAGTCACTATTGTTTTCTGTAACATCCATGTGAAATGACTTTATACCTCTCCTTTAAAGTGCAGCTGTTCAGATGAATCTGTACATTTTGTTAATTGTCAGTTACTTTTGTACTCAAGACAGCATAGGAGATATGGAGTTACCTGTGTGAATAaggatgaaaattatttttatcctAAATTATTATGAAATCTTGTTAATGGTTTATGCAGCTATGCACTTTTTGACAAGGATGGGAACCAGGTCCCACAGCAGGTAGTAATGAGAGTCGGAGAAACATTTGAGAGGATCCTCAAAGAGGTATTCTTTTATGATtcatatcttttcttttttgcatcaCTTTTACCTATTTTGGCTTCTTCATGGTTATTCTCAAATTCAACAGACAGAGAGAGTAAGGGATGAAAACACTGCTGACATGTCTCTTCTCCAAGCTATTTCTATTGTTCTGGACAGAAATCCACAATTAAGGTTTGTCATTATGCATAGCTGAATATGCTCTCCTGGTGTTATACCATGTTTGGACTAAGTGGTCAACTAATGTGTTTCCTCCTACAGGCAGGAGGGGCTTGCATATGAAGTATTGCAATGGTATATATGTAGACTGGAGGCATGGTTTGCAGCAGATGCCGACACTATATCATTGAAAAATTGGGATCAGGTATCAACATACTTTATAAAGTGGTCAATTACAGGGATACTTAAGGATTTCATATCTTAGCATTATCCTTAAAATATGCTCCCCTTTGGCTAAATAAATTTTAGCTATAGTCTTAGAACTCCGACATTGGCACAGTCCTGGATAACTGGGACTAATAAAAAGTGCTGTGCCTTCAGATGTGGACATTTAGAGAGTGTTCGCTCAGGGAAAAAAAAGGTTAAAATGGGTTTAGTTGTCTAACACAGCAAATGCTAGTGAGTCATGGAGGTTGGTTAACATTTACCTTCTATTTCTTCTCTCCTTGGTTAACCAACCCACTCAGCTAGGACAGAATTTGCAGAAAAGGAAGGTTAACATCAGGTGGGCTAGGATAATTTCATTTGGTTATTTTAATCCTATTATCTTCGCTTATGGTTCATTGTTGATGAGTATTTAATCCACAGATGGCCTCTCCAATAGAATCTCGACATGTTTTATCATATTTTCTGTTTCAGAGCTATAAATCTTGTTCTGATTGAAATTATATTGCATATATATCATTTTGGAGCTATTTTAGTTTGTGCtgttgtaaatttatgttgagagAAATTGAAGGTGACAAGTGAATGAATTAAATAACATTACTGGTTactcatttttgcttcttgaagcaGGAACATGTTCTTTCTGGTGGTCATGGTCTTATGGTGCAAGGTTACTATCCTGTTATACAAGCTCTTTCAAAGGGTCTTGATGTTCGCCTGAATCATAGGTATTCTTCAATAATTTCTATAAACCTCCCATCAGGTGGAAATTGACAATATTCTATAATATAATCCATGTGGCAACACAAGCTGTTGCATTTGAGAGTCTTGTCATTTGATTGTTTCACTTATGTGCCTTGCTTAAATGATCACATATAAGGACCACCTTGGTGCACTTGCACTTGGCGATTACTATGATTATTGTCAATTTAGTTGTACTCTCATAGTACATGGGACATTACGTTTATAGTacatttttttatgttttattgaACATTACGTAACTAGGCTCTTAAATGAGTAACACTTTCCGTTCTTAAATAGACTTCTGTATTCAGTCAACACTTGACATGTTTAGCACTTTGGTGTAGTTATATATTTAATTAGTATGTCTAGGTCCTCTTTCTGAACTTCAAATCTTTAACTGTGGCCTTTTGTTTGATTTCCCGGAAGTTGTCCCTCACTGACCCAtaccatgatcatcatcatccgACGCAGTTTCCTTTGTTAAAAAACATATTGGTTAAATTCAGACATGGAAACCTTGAGCAACTGATGAAGCCTAATCTTGTGGAACAACCAAATAGCCATGAAACAATTAGAACAATATTTTGAACATAGCGTTGAAATTTCAATTGATGCATGGCCTCCAGTATTTCATCCATAATTTCTTTAGTGACAATAAAAACCATTTTGAAGGTGTTCTAGAGAATATGAATTTCTTATCCTTTTCCCACAATTTCcaaataaattattttagttGCAACGGATGTGTATATATAAGAAGCAAATAGCTGTGGATTTCAATCTGCTAAATGATTCAGGTAACCATTTGTTTGGAAGCTAATTCTTGCAGACTTCAATACTCCTATTTAAGTTAAGATTTATCTTATATTGGTCGTCATTAGCCCATCGAGGCTTTTCTATCTGGCACTTTTTGTCAGGGGAGAAGTTCGGGAGAAGGCCCAGTTAATTTACTGATGCCATATCAACAGCTAATATGCCATACCTAACTAAATTGCTGATTTagagttaaattttttttttcctgcttATTGATTACCATCTCATATGCATTCATTTTGTCCAGGGTAGCAAAGATTGCCCAGCGAAGCAATAGAGTAATAATCACAATGGAGGATGGAAATACATTCGTAGCTGATGCTGCTATTATCACTGTTCCTATTGGAGTTCTCAAAGCTAATCTTATAGAGTTTGAGCCTAGGCTTCCAGCATGGAAACTCTCTGCAATCTCTGATATTGGCGTGGGCATAGAGAATAAGATCGCTCTTCGCTTTAACACAGTCTTCTGGCCGAATGTAGAAGTGTTAGGTTTAGTGGCTCAGACTTCTTATGCTTGTGGCTATTTTctcaatcttcacaaagctacagGACATCCCGTGCTTGTGTACATGGCTGCTGGAAGATTTGCCTATGACATCGAGAAACTTTCTGATGAAGAAGCTATCAACTTTGTGATGTTACAGCTGAAGAAAATGATACCGGAAGCAACCAATCCGGTTGGTCATTCTATGCTTTTACTCATCACATAGCACTTTAATTTcttgaacataaaaaattaatcaaGTTCTATTTCAACAGATACAGCATCTGGTTTCACGTTGGGGAACTGATCCAGATTCTCTTGGGTCCTACTCTTGTGATCTAGTTGGTAAGCCAGCTGACTTGTACGAGAGACTTTGTGCTCCTGTTGACAACTTATATTTTGCCGGTGAAGCGGCAAGCGCTGATCATTCTGGGTCTGTTCATGGTGCTTACACCTCCGGAATAACTGCTGCTGAAGTCTGCCGCAGGTGTCTGTCAGTACAGCATGGTATATCAGATCTTTTCCATCTTGTCATGACGGAGGAATTTGCGGAGGTTATGGTTCCCCTTCAGATCTCTAGGATGTAATAATGTGTTTATAAGATCTTGAAGCATGCTTAAACGTAGATTCTTTTGTGTTTGTTGATGTTCACTTGTCTGAAACTATGAACGAACGTATGGCCTGATTTCAATGTTTGATGAAATGTATTATCATTTCTTGTTATTTTAGCATGTTTATATATTCATGGCCACTTTGGTATCATACTTGAGTGTAAGAGTGTTCGAAGTGTCTAATGAAGGAGAGAGAGGTGTCAAGCTCTCGAGGCGTCTGGATCAATCCCTATCAAGTTAGAAGTCTCTTAGTAGGGGAAAACAATCTATCGTAGTAGATTTCTCTTAACATGGTCCGGGTATTTTTGACTCACACATCTCGAGTATATTTTTCCTTAtgcctttgttgtaataaatttcTCTTATAATGGGTCGGGTTTTTCTAACTCACTCGAGCATATTTTGTCTCGTTGTTATGAACGATCATCATGCACCTACAATATCTTCAAATCGTTCGATAGTTGGCATCATATTTTGCCTTTATTAAGTGTATTTTTGTTAGGAAAATGTAAGCAAAAATAGTTCTATAGGGAAAtctaagggtgacatcacatgcacagcagaagaatagaaaacaaaaaccctaaatttCCTACAAAAGTGTTCGTCATTGTGCGAATATTAGTACGTAAAAACTTAtaaaacttaaatccacgtgtgagatagtgtttTACTTAGAGAGAATGTATATCCATGAATTCCTACAATTATATGGGATTGGATGAAGGAGTTCAAGTGCCCTTCTTTGTAGTagtgatccatatagtagggttgcgacgacgctcctcaaatcgttgcctAAATATCtacacctgctatctgaggaggtgaAGGGGAGTGAAGAATAGTATGTGACAACCAGGAAGCCCCAGCCAAtgggcctttggttccctcctatttatagaggccctagttaacttaaccctaatgaattttaccctattggatactagatctccatccaattacccaagcctcttagattagtaggtctctacctaataatatcttattagctcttattggatctcatccatgagattcaataatttagggacttattggatatctaataagatagaggctccgatggatatctcatatccgaacctcaactcgtcgcaatgcctaccagccaatcacgtgagtgatgacacttgtGACATGCTACGACGATCTCTTTGCTCATTATTACTGGCATTTTATCACATATTACCTGgatgtatattgtgatatccttgaatctatgcaatgggaatcagattatgatgagatcacaataatgagaccgatccgtctttaaacacaaatcctaaatcatcccggtcataggttactcgagaaggatatcgagataatcgga
This DNA window, taken from Musa acuminata AAA Group cultivar baxijiao chromosome BXJ3-7, Cavendish_Baxijiao_AAA, whole genome shotgun sequence, encodes the following:
- the LOC103973550 gene encoding polyamine oxidase 5 isoform X1 gives rise to the protein MASKGFSGRKNFGLLISHIERQQPSPPSVIVIGGGISGIAAAHALSNASFKVILLESRNRLGGRVHTDFSFGCPVDMGASWLHGVCNENSLAPLIRGLGLRLYRTSGDNSVLYDHDLESYALFDKDGNQVPQQVVMRVGETFERILKETERVRDENTADMSLLQAISIVLDRNPQLRQEGLAYEVLQWYICRLEAWFAADADTISLKNWDQEHVLSGGHGLMVQGYYPVIQALSKGLDVRLNHRVAKIAQRSNRVIITMEDGNTFVADAAIITVPIGVLKANLIEFEPRLPAWKLSAISDIGVGIENKIALRFNTVFWPNVEVLGLVAQTSYACGYFLNLHKATGHPVLVYMAAGRFAYDIEKLSDEEAINFVMLQLKKMIPEATNPIQHLVSRWGTDPDSLGSYSCDLVGKPADLYERLCAPVDNLYFAGEAASADHSGSVHGAYTSGITAAEVCRRCLSVQHGISDLFHLVMTEEFAEVMVPLQISRM
- the LOC103973550 gene encoding polyamine oxidase 5 isoform X2; the encoded protein is MGASWLHGVCNENSLAPLIRGLGLRLYRTSGDNSVLYDHDLESYALFDKDGNQVPQQVVMRVGETFERILKETERVRDENTADMSLLQAISIVLDRNPQLRQEGLAYEVLQWYICRLEAWFAADADTISLKNWDQEHVLSGGHGLMVQGYYPVIQALSKGLDVRLNHRVAKIAQRSNRVIITMEDGNTFVADAAIITVPIGVLKANLIEFEPRLPAWKLSAISDIGVGIENKIALRFNTVFWPNVEVLGLVAQTSYACGYFLNLHKATGHPVLVYMAAGRFAYDIEKLSDEEAINFVMLQLKKMIPEATNPIQHLVSRWGTDPDSLGSYSCDLVGKPADLYERLCAPVDNLYFAGEAASADHSGSVHGAYTSGITAAEVCRRCLSVQHGISDLFHLVMTEEFAEVMVPLQISRM